In the Perca flavescens isolate YP-PL-M2 chromosome 20, PFLA_1.0, whole genome shotgun sequence genome, one interval contains:
- the pygl gene encoding glycogen phosphorylase, liver form isoform X2 — MATPLTDQEKRKQISIRGIVGVENVAELKKGFNRHLHFTLVKDRNIATPRDYYFALAHTVRDHLVGRWIRTQQFYYEADPKRVYYLSLEFYMGRTLQNTMINLGLQNACDEAIYQLGLDMEELEEMEEDAGLGNGGLGRLAACFLDSMATLGLAAYGYGIRYEYGIFNQKIRDGWQVEEADDWLRHGNPWEKARPEYMLPVHFYGRVEETRDGSKWVDTQVVLAMPYDTPIPGYMNNTVNTMRLWSARAPNDFNLRDFNVGDYIQAVLDRNLAENISRVLYPNDNFFEGKELRLKQEYFVVAATLQDIIRRFKTTKKGSHGRTSFESFPEKVAIQLNDTHPAMAIPELMRIFVDIEKLDWDTAWELTRRTFAYTNHTVLPEALERWPVALLEKLLPRHLQIIYRINQVHLDMIASLYPKDMDKLRKMSLIEEDGCKRVNMAHLCIVGSHAVNGVAEIHSNIIKTDVFRNFSELEPEKFQNKTNGITPRRWLLLCNPGLAELIAEVIGEDYVKDLSQLKKLNDFVDNAALIRDISKVKQDNKMKFAQYLEKEYRVKINPSSMFDVHVKRIHEYKRQLLNCLHIIAIYNRIRMNPSAPFVPRTVIIGGKAAPGYHMAKMIIRLITSVADVVNNDPVVGNKLKVIFLENYRVSLAEKVIPATDLSEQISTAGTEASGTGNMKFMLNGALTIGTMDGANVEMAEEAGEENMFIFGMRVEEVAEMDKKGYDAMSYYKRIPELKYVMDQITSGFFSPTNPHLFKDLTDMLFKHDRFKVFADFEDYMKCQEKASQLYQNPKEWTKMVIKNIAATGKFSSDRTITEYATEVWGVKPTDLKIPPPNEPREAIEETARALKKM, encoded by the exons ATGGCGACCCCTCTCACCGACCAGGAAAAGCGCAAGCAGATCAGCATCAGGGGGATTGTGGGAGTGGAGAATGTTGCAGAGCTGAAGAAGGGCTTCAATCGTCACCTGCACTTCACTCTGGTGAAAGACAGAAACATTGCAACACCCAGGGATTATTACTTTGCCCTGGCTCACACTGTGAGAGATCACCTGGTGGGGAGATGGATCAGAACACAGCAGTTTTACTATGAAGCTGACCCAAAG AGGGTGTATTATCTGTCTCTGGAGTTCTATATGGGCAGGACGCTCCAAAACACCATGATCAACCTGGGGCTGCAGAACGCCTGCGATGAAGCCATCTACCAG CTCGGCCTGGAcatggaggagctggaggagatggaggaagaTGCAGGTCTGGGGAACGGAGGCCTGGGCAGACTGGCAG CATGTTTCTTGGATTCGATGGCCACCTTGGGTCTTGCAGCGTATGGTTATGGCATTCGATATGAATATGGAATCTTTAACCAGAAGATAAGAGATGGCTGGCAG gtggaggaggcagatgaTTGGCTGAGGCATGGAAACCCGTGGGAGAAAGCCCGTCCAGAGTACATGTTGCCCGTTCACTTCTATGGACGAGTAGAGGAGACGAGAGATGGCTCCAAATGGGTGGACACTCAG GTGGTTTTGGCGATGCCCTACGACACCCCCATCCCCGGCTACATGAACAACACTGTAAATACCATGAGGCTGTGGTCCGCCCGCGCTCCCAACGACTTTAACCTGCGAGACT TTAACGTTGGAGATTACATCCAGGCTGTTCTGGACAGAAATCTGGCAGAGAACATCTCCCGTGTTCTCTACCCCAATGACAAT TTCTTTGAAGGAAAAGAACTTCGTCTGAAGCAGGAGTACTTTGTTGTGGCGGCCACCCTCCAAGACATCATCCGCCGCTTCAAGACCACAAAGAAGGGCTCTCACGGCCGAACCTCCTTCGAGAGCTTCCCGGAAAAA GTCGCCATCCAGTTGAATGACACTCATCCGGCCATGGCCATCCCCGAGCTGATGAGAATCTTTGTGGACATTGAGAAACTCGACTGGGACACG GCCTGGGAGCTCACTAGGCGCACTTTTGCCTACACCAACCACACAGTCCTCCCCGAGGCTCTGGAGCGCTGGCCTGTGGCGCTGCTGGAGAAGCTGCTGCCCAGACATCTGCAGATTATCTACCGCATCAACCAGGTCCACCTCGAT ATGATTGCATCGCTCTATCCAAAAGACATGGACAAACTGAGGAAAATGTCTCTGATCGAAGAAGATGGATGCAAGAGGGTGAACATGGCGCACCTGTGCATCGTGGGATCTCACGCCGTCAACGGAGTTGCTGAGATACACTCCAACATCATCAAGACTGACGT ATTCCGTAATTTCAGTGAACTAGAACCGGAGAAGTTTCAGAACAAAACCAACGGCATCACACCCAGACgctggctgctgctctgcaacCCCGGGCTGGCTGAGCTCATAGCTGAG GTCATCGGGGAGGATTATGTGAAGGACCTCAGTCAGCTAAAGAAGCTGAATGACTTTGTGGACAATGCTGCCCTCATCCGTGATATCTCTAAAGTGAAACAG GACAACAAGATGAAATTCGCCCAGTACCTAGAGAAAGAGTACAGGGTGAAAATCAACCCATCCTCCATGTTTGACGTCCACGTGAAGAGAATCCACGAGTACAAGCGGCAGCTCCTCAACTGCCTGCACATCATCGCCATTTACAACC GCATCAGAATGAACCCCAGTGCACCTTTTGTACCACGAACAGTGATCATCGGGGGAAAG GCTGCTCCAGGCTATCACATGGCGAAGATGATCATCAGGCTGATCACGTCAGTGGCTGATGTGGTCAATAATGACCCTGTGGTGGGGAACAAGCTGAAAGTCATCTTTCTGGAGAACTACAGGGTCTCTCTAGCAGAGAAAG TAATACCTGCCACAGATCTGTCCGAGCAGATCTCCACTGCCGGCACTGAAGCTTCAGGAACAGGGAACATGAAGTTCATGCTGAACGGAGCTCTGACCATCGGCACCATGGACGGAGCCAACGTGGAGATGGCGGAGGAGGCTGGAGAGGAGAACATGTTCATCTTCGGCATGAGGGTGGAGGAAGTGGCTGAAATGGACAAAAAGGG atatgatGCCATGTCGTACTACAAGAGGATCCCAGAGCTGAAATATGTGATGGACCAGATCACGAGTGGATTCTTCAGCCCTACAAATCCACACCTTTTCAAAGACCTCACCGACATGCTCTTCAAACATGACCG tTTCAAAGTGTTTGCAGACTTTGAAGACTACATGAAATGCCAAGAGAAAGCTAGCCAGCTCTATCAG
- the pygl gene encoding glycogen phosphorylase, liver form isoform X1: MATPLTDQEKRKQISIRGIVGVENVAELKKGFNRHLHFTLVKDRNIATPRDYYFALAHTVRDHLVGRWIRTQQFYYEADPKRVYYLSLEFYMGRTLQNTMINLGLQNACDEAIYQLGLDMEELEEMEEDAGLGNGGLGRLAACFLDSMATLGLAAYGYGIRYEYGIFNQKIRDGWQVEEADDWLRHGNPWEKARPEYMLPVHFYGRVEETRDGSKWVDTQVVLAMPYDTPIPGYMNNTVNTMRLWSARAPNDFNLRDFNVGDYIQAVLDRNLAENISRVLYPNDNFFEGKELRLKQEYFVVAATLQDIIRRFKTTKKGSHGRTSFESFPEKVAIQLNDTHPAMAIPELMRIFVDIEKLDWDTAWELTRRTFAYTNHTVLPEALERWPVALLEKLLPRHLQIIYRINQVHLDMIASLYPKDMDKLRKMSLIEEDGCKRVNMAHLCIVGSHAVNGVAEIHSNIIKTDVFRNFSELEPEKFQNKTNGITPRRWLLLCNPGLAELIAEVIGEDYVKDLSQLKKLNDFVDNAALIRDISKVKQDNKMKFAQYLEKEYRVKINPSSMFDVHVKRIHEYKRQLLNCLHIIAIYNRIRMNPSAPFVPRTVIIGGKAAPGYHMAKMIIRLITSVADVVNNDPVVGNKLKVIFLENYRVSLAEKVIPATDLSEQISTAGTEASGTGNMKFMLNGALTIGTMDGANVEMAEEAGEENMFIFGMRVEEVAEMDKKGYDAMSYYKRIPELKYVMDQITSGFFSPTNPHLFKDLTDMLFKHDRFKVFADFEDYMKCQEKASQLYQNPKEWTKMVIKNIAATGKFSSDRTITEYATEVWGVKPTDLKIPPPNEPREAIEETARALKKITVGVSEITPANVFIS, translated from the exons ATGGCGACCCCTCTCACCGACCAGGAAAAGCGCAAGCAGATCAGCATCAGGGGGATTGTGGGAGTGGAGAATGTTGCAGAGCTGAAGAAGGGCTTCAATCGTCACCTGCACTTCACTCTGGTGAAAGACAGAAACATTGCAACACCCAGGGATTATTACTTTGCCCTGGCTCACACTGTGAGAGATCACCTGGTGGGGAGATGGATCAGAACACAGCAGTTTTACTATGAAGCTGACCCAAAG AGGGTGTATTATCTGTCTCTGGAGTTCTATATGGGCAGGACGCTCCAAAACACCATGATCAACCTGGGGCTGCAGAACGCCTGCGATGAAGCCATCTACCAG CTCGGCCTGGAcatggaggagctggaggagatggaggaagaTGCAGGTCTGGGGAACGGAGGCCTGGGCAGACTGGCAG CATGTTTCTTGGATTCGATGGCCACCTTGGGTCTTGCAGCGTATGGTTATGGCATTCGATATGAATATGGAATCTTTAACCAGAAGATAAGAGATGGCTGGCAG gtggaggaggcagatgaTTGGCTGAGGCATGGAAACCCGTGGGAGAAAGCCCGTCCAGAGTACATGTTGCCCGTTCACTTCTATGGACGAGTAGAGGAGACGAGAGATGGCTCCAAATGGGTGGACACTCAG GTGGTTTTGGCGATGCCCTACGACACCCCCATCCCCGGCTACATGAACAACACTGTAAATACCATGAGGCTGTGGTCCGCCCGCGCTCCCAACGACTTTAACCTGCGAGACT TTAACGTTGGAGATTACATCCAGGCTGTTCTGGACAGAAATCTGGCAGAGAACATCTCCCGTGTTCTCTACCCCAATGACAAT TTCTTTGAAGGAAAAGAACTTCGTCTGAAGCAGGAGTACTTTGTTGTGGCGGCCACCCTCCAAGACATCATCCGCCGCTTCAAGACCACAAAGAAGGGCTCTCACGGCCGAACCTCCTTCGAGAGCTTCCCGGAAAAA GTCGCCATCCAGTTGAATGACACTCATCCGGCCATGGCCATCCCCGAGCTGATGAGAATCTTTGTGGACATTGAGAAACTCGACTGGGACACG GCCTGGGAGCTCACTAGGCGCACTTTTGCCTACACCAACCACACAGTCCTCCCCGAGGCTCTGGAGCGCTGGCCTGTGGCGCTGCTGGAGAAGCTGCTGCCCAGACATCTGCAGATTATCTACCGCATCAACCAGGTCCACCTCGAT ATGATTGCATCGCTCTATCCAAAAGACATGGACAAACTGAGGAAAATGTCTCTGATCGAAGAAGATGGATGCAAGAGGGTGAACATGGCGCACCTGTGCATCGTGGGATCTCACGCCGTCAACGGAGTTGCTGAGATACACTCCAACATCATCAAGACTGACGT ATTCCGTAATTTCAGTGAACTAGAACCGGAGAAGTTTCAGAACAAAACCAACGGCATCACACCCAGACgctggctgctgctctgcaacCCCGGGCTGGCTGAGCTCATAGCTGAG GTCATCGGGGAGGATTATGTGAAGGACCTCAGTCAGCTAAAGAAGCTGAATGACTTTGTGGACAATGCTGCCCTCATCCGTGATATCTCTAAAGTGAAACAG GACAACAAGATGAAATTCGCCCAGTACCTAGAGAAAGAGTACAGGGTGAAAATCAACCCATCCTCCATGTTTGACGTCCACGTGAAGAGAATCCACGAGTACAAGCGGCAGCTCCTCAACTGCCTGCACATCATCGCCATTTACAACC GCATCAGAATGAACCCCAGTGCACCTTTTGTACCACGAACAGTGATCATCGGGGGAAAG GCTGCTCCAGGCTATCACATGGCGAAGATGATCATCAGGCTGATCACGTCAGTGGCTGATGTGGTCAATAATGACCCTGTGGTGGGGAACAAGCTGAAAGTCATCTTTCTGGAGAACTACAGGGTCTCTCTAGCAGAGAAAG TAATACCTGCCACAGATCTGTCCGAGCAGATCTCCACTGCCGGCACTGAAGCTTCAGGAACAGGGAACATGAAGTTCATGCTGAACGGAGCTCTGACCATCGGCACCATGGACGGAGCCAACGTGGAGATGGCGGAGGAGGCTGGAGAGGAGAACATGTTCATCTTCGGCATGAGGGTGGAGGAAGTGGCTGAAATGGACAAAAAGGG atatgatGCCATGTCGTACTACAAGAGGATCCCAGAGCTGAAATATGTGATGGACCAGATCACGAGTGGATTCTTCAGCCCTACAAATCCACACCTTTTCAAAGACCTCACCGACATGCTCTTCAAACATGACCG tTTCAAAGTGTTTGCAGACTTTGAAGACTACATGAAATGCCAAGAGAAAGCTAGCCAGCTCTATCAG